From the genome of Thauera chlorobenzoica:
GTAAGGGCCTCGCCGACACCGCGCTGAAGACCGCGAACTCGGGCTACCTGACCCGCCGCCTGGTCGACGTCACCCAGGATCTGGTGGTGATCGAGGACGACTGCGGCACGCGCGACGGCTTCGCGATGAAGGCGCTGATCGAAGGCGGCGAAGTGGTCGAGCCGCTGCGCGAGCGTATCCTCGGCCGCGTCTGCGCCGACGACGTGGTCGATCCCGAGTCCCAGGAAACGGTGATCGAGGCCGGCAGCCTGCTCGATGAGGACGCGGTCGAACTGATCGAGAACCTCGGCGTGGACGAGGTCAAGGTGCGCACCCCGCTGACCTGCGAGACCCGTTACGGCCTGTGCGCCAAGTGCTACGGGCGCGACCTGGGCCGCGGTTCGATGGTCAACGTCGGCGAAGCGGTGGGCGTCATCGCCGCGCAGTCGATCGGCGAGCCGGGCACCCAGCTGACGATGCGGACCTTCCACGTCGGTGGCGCGGCGTCGCGGGCGGCGGCGGCGAGCGGTGTCGAGGCGAAGTCGGGCGGCACCATCCGCTTTGCCGGCAACATGCGCTACGTGGCCAACGCCAAGGGCGAAAAGGTCGTCATCGCACGCTCGGCCGAGCTCGTGGTGGCCGATGATCTGGGACGCGAGCGCGAGCGCCACAAGCTGCCTTACGGCGCGACCCTGCTGATCGATGACGGCGCTGCAGTGAAGGCGGGCACCCAGCTGGCGTCGTGGGATCCGCACACTCGCCCGATCGTGACCGAATACGCCGGTACGGTGAAGTTCGAGAACGTCGAGGAGGGTGTCACCGCCGCCAAGCAGATCGACGAAGTGACCGGCCTGTCCACCCTGGTCGTGATCGACGCCAAGCGGCGCTCGACCACCGGCAGCACCAAAGGCGTGCGCCCGCAGGTGAAGCTGCTCGACGAGCGCGGTGAGGAGGTCAAGATCGCCGGTACCGAGCACTCGGTGGCGATCACCTTCCAGGTCGGTTCGCTGATCACGGTGAAGGACGGCCAGCAGATCAACGTCGGCGACATCCTCGCCCGCATCCCGCAGGAGTCGGCCAAGACGCGCGACATCACCGGCGGCCTGCCGCGTGTCGCCGAGCTCTTCGAGGCGCGCGCGCCGAAGGACGCCGGGATGCTCGCCGAATACACCGGGACGGTGTCGTTCGGCAAGGAGACCAAGGGCAAGCAGCGCCTGGTGATCACCGAGCCGGACGGCACTTCGCACGAGTTCCTGATCCCGAAGGACAAGCACCTGATGGTCCATGACGGCCAGGTGGTGAACAAGGGCGAACTCATCGTCGACGGCCCCGCCGATCCGCACGACATCCTGCGCCTGCAGGGGATCAGCGAACTGGCACGCTACATCATCGACGAGGTGCAGGACGTCTATCGCCTGCAGGGCGTCAAGATCAACGACAAGCACATCGAGGTGATCGTCCGCCAGATGCTGCGCCGCGTGGTCATCACCGATGCCTGCGATACCCGCTTCATCCGCGAAGAGCAGGTGGAGCGCTCCGAAGTGCTGGACGAGAACGACCGCATCGAGGCCGAAGGCAAGCTGCCGGCGCAGTACGAGAACGTGCTGCTGGGCATCACCAAGGCTTCGCTGTCGACCGACTCCTTCATCTCGGCGGCCTCGTTCCAGGAAACCACCCGGGTGCTGACCGAGGCGGCGATCATGGGCAAGCGCGACGAGCTGCGCGGCCTCAAGGAAAACGTCATCGTCGGCCGCCTGATCCCGGCCGGCACCGGCCTCGCCTACCACCGCAGCCGCAAGGCCCAGGAGGAAGGGGCGGATCTCGGTCTCGAGCATGCCTGGGCACCCGCCGAAAACGTTGTCGAAACGCAGCAGGACATCGAGGCCAGTTGACTTTTCGATCAGCCTCGGACTAAACTCCGGCCTCTTTTTTGTGGACTGACCAATCGTAGTCGGTCGCAGCCGGAATAATCCGCCCGAGGCGGCCTGTGGTGGGCTGCCTCGGTCTTATGGGAAATTCTTAAGCTATGCCAACAATCAATCAGCTTGTCCGCAAGCCGCGTCAGATGGAAGTTGCCAAGAGCAAGGTTCCGGCGCTGGATGCTTGCCCGCAGAAGCGCGGTGTCTGCACCCGCGTCTATACCACGACGCCGAAGAAGCCGAACTCGGCGCTGCGTAAGGTTGCCAAGGTTCGCCTGACCAACGGTTTCGAGGTCATCTCGTACATCGGCGGTGAAGGCCACAACCTGCAGGAGCACTCGGTGGTGCTGATCCGCGGCGGTCGTGTGAAAGACTTGCCGGGTGTGCGCTATCACATCGTCCGTGGTTCGCTTGACCTCCAGGGCGTCAAGGATCGTAAGCAGTCGCGTTCGAAGTACGGTGCCAAGCGCCCGAAGAAAGCCTGATTGTTGGTCAAAGAAATTTAGCGAGAGGTTGCCATGCCGCGTCGTCGTGAAGTACCCAAGCGCGAGGTTCTGCCGGATCCGAAATTCGGAAGTCAGGATGTCTCGAAGTTCATCAACGTGATCATGCAGTCGGGCAAGAAGTCCGTTGCGGAGCGCATCGTCTATGGCGCGTTCCAGCACATCACCACCAAGGCGAAGGATCCGCTGGAAGTGTTCGCTGCCGCGGTCGGCAACGTGAAGCCGGTGGTGGAAGTGAAAAGCCGCCGTGTCGGTGGTGCAAACTATCAGGTTCCGGTCGAAGTGCGCCCGTCCCGCCGCATGGCCCTGTCGATGCGCTGGCTGCGCGAAGCGGCGCGCAAGCGCGCCGAGAAGTCGATGGCCCAGCGCCTTGCCGGCGAGCTGATGGAAGCCGCTGAAGGGCGCGGATCGGCCATGAAGAAGCGTGAGGAAGTTCACCGCATGGCCGAAGCGAACAAGGCGTTCTCTCACTACCGCTTCTGATTTTCTTTGGTAGCGGTAATTCGGGCCCTGTACAGGGCTCGAATGTTTTCTAACGCATGAAATGGCTCATCGCGTCACAAGCGCGCATAACAGAAGGCAGGTAAAACGTGGCTCGCAAGACACCCATCGAGCGCTACCGCAATATCGGTATCTCCGCTCACATCGACGCAGGCAAGACGACTACGACTGAGCGCATCCTCTTCTACACCGGCGTGAGCCATAAGCTCGGTGAGGTGCATGATGGTGCTGCGACCACTGACTGGATGGTGCAGGAGCAGGAGCGCGGCATCACCATCACGTCGGCTGCCGTGACCTGCTTCTGGAAGGGAATGGACAACTCCTTCCCTGAGCATCGCTTCAACATCATCGACACTCCGGGGCACGTCGACTTCACCATCGAAGTCGAGCGCTCGATGCGCGTGCTCGACGGTGCGTGCATGGTGTACTGCGCGGTCGGTGGCGTTCAGCCCCAGTCCGAGACGGTGTGGCGCCAGGCGACCAAGTACAAGGTGCCGCGCCTTGCCTTCGTGAACAAGATGGACCGCTCCGGCGCCAACTTCTTCAAGGTCGTCGATCAGATGAGGACTCGCCTGAAGGCGAATCCGGTTCCGGTCGTCGTGCCGATCGGCGCGGAGGATTCGTTCAAGGGCGTCATCGATCTGCTCAAGATGAAGGCGGTGATCTGGGATGAGGCTTCCCAGGGTATGAAGTTCGAATACCACGAGATTCCGGCCGAGCTCCTCGGCGTGGCCGAAGAGTGGCGTGCGAACATGGTCGAGGCGGCTGCCGAAGCCAACGAAGACCTGATGAACAAGTACCTCGAGGAAGGCGAGCTGTCCGAGGAAGAGGTCATCGCCGGCCTGCGCGCGCGCACCTTGGCGTGCGAGATCCAGCCGATGCTGTGCGGCACCGCGTTCAAGAACAAGGGCGTGCAGCGCATGCTCGATGCGGTCATTCAGTATCTGCCTTCGCCGATCGATATTCCCCCGGTCGCCGGCGTCGATGATGACGAGAAGGAAGTCGTGCGCTACGCCAAGGACGACGAGAAGTTCTCGGCCCTGGCGTTCAAGCTCATGACCGACCCCTTCGTCGGTCAGCTGACCTTCATCCGCGTGTATTCGGGCGTGCTCGAGTCCGGTTCGACCGTGCTGAACTCGGTCAAGGGCAAGAAGGAGCGCATCGGCCGCATCCTGCAGATGCACGCCAACGATCGCGAAGAGATCAAGGAAGTGCTGGCGGGCGACATCGCTGCCGTCGTCGGCCTGAAAGATGTCACCACGGGTGAAACCCTGTGTGATGTGTCGGCGCCGGTGATCCTGGAGCGCATGGTCTTCCCGGATCCGGTGATTCACGTTGCCGTCGAACCGAAGACCAAGAGCGACCAGGAGAAGATGGGTCTGGCGCTGGGGCGTCTGGCGGCCGAAGATCCGTCCTTCCGCGTGCGCACCGACGAGGAGTCGGGGCAGACGATCATCTCGGGGATGGGCGAGCTTCACCTCGAGATCATCGTCGACCGGATGAAGCGCGAGTTCAACGTTGAAGCCAACGTCGGCGCGCCGCAGGTTGCCTATCGCGAAACGATCCGCAAGGCGGCGAACGACGTCGAGGGCAAGTTCGTCAAGCAGTCGGGCGGTCGCGGCCAGTATGGTCACGTGGTCATCAACCTCGAGCCGGCCGAGCAGGGCAAGGGCTACGAGTTCGTCGATGCGGTCAAGGGCGGCGTGGTTCCGCGCGAATACATCCCGGCGGTCGACAAGGGCATCCAGGACACGCTCAACAACGGCGTGCTCGCCGGCTTCCCGGTGGTCGACGTGAAGGTCACGCTGCACTTCGGCTCCTACCACGATGTGGACTCGAACGAGAACGCATTCAAGATGGCCGGTTCGATGGCGTTCAAGGATGCAATGCGCAAGGCCAGCCCGGTTCTGCTCGAGCCGATGATGGCGGTGGTGGTCGAGACCCCGGAAGACTACATGGGCAACGTCATGGGCGACCTTTCCGGCCGCCGCGGCATCGTCCAGGGGATGGACGACATCCCTGGCGGCATGAAGGAAATCAAGGCCGAGGTGCCGCTGGCCGAAATGTTCGGCTACGCTACCCAGCTGCGCTCGCTGACCCAGGGTCGGGCAACCTACTCGATGGAATTCAAGCATTATGCCGAAGCGCCGAAGAGCGTCGCCGAGGCGGTGATCAGCAGCCGCAAGTAATTTCAGTTACTCACATTATTCAGCAACCTACACAATAAGGACCCACGAACATGGCTAAGGGTAAGTTCGAACGGACGAAGCCGCACGTGAACGTCGGCACGATCGGCCACGTTGACCACGGCAAGACCACGCTGACCGCGGCGATCACGACGATCCTGTCGAAGAAGTTCGGCGGCGAAGCGAAGGCCTACGACCAGATCGACGCGGCACCGGAAGAAAAGGCGCGTGGCATCACGATCAACACCGCGCACGTCGAGTACGAGACCGAAAGCCGTCACTACGCGCACGTTGACTGCCCGGGTCACGCGGACTACGTGAAGAACATGATCACCGGCGCGGCGCAGATGGACGGCGCGATCCTGGTGTGCTCGGCCGCCGACGGCCCGATGCCGCAGACGCGCGAGCACATCCTGCTGGCGCGCCAGGTTGGTGTGCCCTACATCATCGTGTTCCTGAACAAGTGCGACATGGTCGACGACGAGGAGCTGCTCGAGCTGGTCGAGATGGAAGTGCGCGAACTGCTGTCCAAGTACGACTTCCCGGGCGACGACATCCCCATCGTCAAGGGTTCTGCGCTGAAGGCGCTCGAGGGCGACCAGTCGCCGATCGGTGAGCCGGCGATCCTGGAGCTGGCCGCGGCGCTGGACTCCTACATCCCGACCCCGGAGCGCGCGATCGACAAGCCCTTCCTGCTGCCGATCGAAGACGTGTTCTCGATCTCGGGCCGCGGCACGGTGGTGACCGGTCGGGTCGAGCGCGGCATCGTCAAGGTCGGCGAGGAAATCGAGATCGTCGGCATCAAGCCCACGGTCAAGACCACCTGCACCGGCGTGGAGATGTTCCGCAAGCTGCTCGACCAGGGCCAGGCCGGCGACAACGTCGGCGTGCTGCTGCGCGGCACCAAGCGTGAAGACGTCGAGCGCGGCCAGGTGCTGTGCAAGCCGGGTTCGATCACCCCGCACACCCACTTCACCGGCGAGATCTACGTGCTGAGCAAGGAAGAGGGCGGCCGTCACACCCCGTTCTTCAACAACTACCGTCCGCAGTTCTACTTCCGTACCACGGACGTGACCGGTTCGATCTCGCTGCCCGAAGGCACCGAGATGGTCATGCCGGGCGACAACGTGTCGATCACCGTCAAGCTGATCTGCCCGATCGCCATGGAAGAGGGCCTGCGCTTCGCGATCCGCGAAGGCGGCCGCACCGTCGGCGCCGGCGTCGTCGCCAAGATCATCGAGTAATTCGCTCGTGTGCGGGCGGTGCCGGTGGCACCGTCCGCCTGTTCTTTTCGCTCTTTTTGCCCGATCCGCTCTTTAGGAACAAGCTCATGCAAAACCAGAAAATCCGCATCCGTCTGAAGGCGTTCGATTACCGCCTGATCGATCAGTCGGCACTCGAAATCGTCGAGACCGCGAAGCGTACCGGCGCCGTGGTGCGCGGTCCCGTGCCGCTGCCGACGCGTATCGAGCGCTTTGATCTGCTGCGCTCGCCGCACGTCAACAAGTCGTCGCGCGACCAGATGGAAATCCGTACCCACCAGCGCCTGATGGATATCATCGATCCGACCGACAAGACGGTCGACGCGCTGATGAAGCTGGACCTTCCCGCCGGTGTGGATGTCGAGATCAAGCTCCAGTAAGCATTCGCTGCTTGCGGAAGTTTGCAACGGGCCGGTATAATCCGGCCTTTGTGCCTTTTGGTGCATTAATTGTGACCCCCGGTCAATCGCAACCGGGATTCAGGAGAAAAAAATGAGTCTAGGCCTTGTTGGACGCAAGGTCGGCATGACTCGCATCTTCGCCGAGGATGGCAGGACCATCCCGGTGACGGTGCTTGACGTGTCGGACAATCGTGTGTCCCAGATCAAGACGAGCGACACCGACGGTTATTCCGCGGTGCAGATCGCTTATGGCAAGCGTCGTGCCAGTCGCATCACCAAGCCGGTCGCGGGGCATCTCGCGAAGGCGGGTGTCGAACCCTGCCGCGGCATCAAGGAATTCCGTGTCGAATCCGAGCAACTCGCCAGCTTCAATGCCGGCGATCTCCTCGGTGCGGATCTCTTTCAGGTCGGGCAGAAGGTCGATGTGTCCGGTGTGACCATCGGCAAGGGCTTCTCGGGCCCGATCAAGCGCCACAACTTCTCGTCGAACCGCGCTTCGCACGGTAACTCGATTTCGCACAATTCGCCGGGCTCCATCGGCATGGCCCAGGATCCGGGTCGTGTGTTTCCGGGCAAGCGCATGGCCGGCCAGTACGGCAACGTGCAGCGCACCACCCAGGGGCTTGAAATCGTTCGCGTCGATGTGGAGCGTCAGCTCCTTCTCGTGAAGGGTGCGGTGCCCGGTGCCAAGGGTGGCGACGTCGTCGTCCGTCCGGCGGTCAAGGCCTGAGGAGCGCGCAATGGAATTGAAACTCTTGAATGACCAGGGTCAGGCGGCGTCGACGCTTCAGGCGTCCGATGTGCTGTTCGGCCGTGACTACAACGAAGCGCTGGTGCACCAGGTCGTGACCGCCTACATGGCGAATGCGCGCTCGGGCAATCGCAAGCAGAAAGGTCGCGCGGAGATCGCGAAGTCGACCCGCAAGCCGTTCCGCCAGAAGGGTACGGGCAATGCCCGCGCCGGTATGGCGTCGAGCCCGCTGTGGCGTGGCGGCGGCAAGATCTTCCCGAACACCCCGGACGAAAACTTCAGCCAGAAGGTCAACCGCAAGATGTATCGCGCCGGTGTTGCCGCGATCCTGTCGCAGCTGGCCCGTGAAGACCGCCTTGCGGTGGTGGATAGCTTCAGTGTCGAAGCTCCGAAGACCCGCCTGTTGTCGCAGAAGCTCAAGGGCATGGGTCTGGATTCGGTTCTGGTGATTACCGATGCAATCGACGAGAACCTGTTCCTGTCTTCGCGCAACCTGCACCAGGTCCTGGTGCTCGAGGTGAATGAGGCGGATCCGGTGTCGCTCGTGCGCTTCCCGAAGGTGCTGGTCACCAAGGGTGCGCTGGCGAAGATGGAGGAAGCGTGGCAATGAGCGCGATCAGTCAGGAACGTCTGCTGCAGGTGCTGCTCGCCCCGCAGATCTCCGAGAAGGCGACTTACATCGCCGACAAGAACGAGCAGGTGGTATTCAAGGTTGCTTCCGATGCAACCAAGCCCGAAGTGAAGGCGGCGGTCGAGTCGCTGTTCAAGGTCGAGGTCGAGTCGGTGCAGATCGCGAACGTCAAGGGCAAGGTCAAGCGTTTCGGCAAGACGATGGGTCGGCGCAAGGACTGGAAGAAGGCCTTCGTCTGCCTCAAGCCCGGCCAGGAAATCAACTTTGCGGCTGGGGAGTGATAAGTCATGGCACTGGTAAAACTGAAGCCCACTTCTGCGGGCCGTCGCGCCCAGGTGAAGGTGGTCAACCCCAATCTGTACAAGGGTCGCCCCGTCTCCAGCCTGGTCGAGAAGCAGAGCAAGAACGCCGGCCGCAATAACAACGGCCGCATCACCGTCCGCCACCAGGGTGGCGGTCACAAGCAGCACTACCGCCTGGTCGACTTCCGTCGTAACAAGGACGGCATTCCGGCGAAGGTCGAGCGCATCGAGTACGACCCGAATCGCTCCGCCCATCTCGCGCTGCTGTGCTACGCCGACGGCGAGCGCCGCTACATCATCGCTCCGCGCGGGGTGGAAGTCGGTCAGCAGCTGATCAGCGGCTCCGAGGCGCCGATCAAGCCGGGCAATACCCTGCCGATCCGCAACATCCCGGTCGGTTCGACGATTCACTGCATCGAAATGACGCCGGGCAAGGGTGCGCAGATCGCGCGTGCAGCCGGAACCTCGGTTCAGCTGCTTGCCCGCGAAGGCTCCTACGCTCAGCTTCGACTGCGTTCCGGCGAAATCCGCCGCGTCCATGTCGAGTGCCGCGCCACCATCGGCGAAGTCGGCAATGAAGAGCATGGCCTGCGCAAGATCGGCAAGGCTGGCGCCAATCGCTGGCGCGGCATCCGGCCGACCGTGCGCGGTGTGGCGATGAACCCGGTCGATCACCCGCATGGTGGTGGTGAAGGCCGTACGGGTGAAGCGCGCGAGCCGGTGAGCCCGTGGGGTACGCCGAGCAAGGGTTATCGGACGCGTTCGAACAAGCGCACCGACAACATGATCGTGCAGCGTCGTCACAAGCGTTAAGGGGTAAAAGATGGCACGTTCTATCAAGAAAGGCCCGTTCATCGACGCGCACCTCCTGAAGAAGGTCGACGCGGTGCGGACGAGCAACGACAAGCGCCCGATCAAGACCTGGTCGCGCCGTTCCACGATCCTGCCCGACTTCATCGGTCTGACGATCGCTGTCCATAACGGCAAGCAGCACATTCCGGTGTTCGTGACCGAGAACATGGTCGGACACAAGCTGGGCGAATTCGCGCTGACGCGGACCTTCAAGGGTCATGCCGCCAGCAAGAAAGCCAAGCGTTAAGGGGATACGACGACATGGAAACCAAAGCAATTCTCCGTGGCGTGCGCCTGTCGGCCCAGAAGGGCCGGCTGGTGGCTGACCTGATCCGTGGCAAGCGCGTCGATCTGGCGCTCAACACCCTGGCGTTCTCGCCCAAGAAGGGCGCGAAGATCATCCGCAAGGTGCTCGAATCCGCGATCGCCAATGCCGAGCACAACGATGGCGCCGATATCGACACGCTGAAGGTCAAGACCATTCACGTGGAAGAGGGCATGACGCTGAAGCGTTTCACCGCGCGTGCAAAGGGTCGCGGCAACCGCATCCTCAAGCCCACCTGCCACGTCTACGTGACTGTCGGCGAGTAAGGAGTAAATATGGGTCAGAAAATCCATCCTACCGGCTTCCGTCTCGCCGTCACGCGTGATTGGGGTTCGCGCTGGTTCGCTTCCAGCCGTGACTATTCCGGCATGCTGCACGAGGACCTGAAGGTCCGTGATTACCTGAAGAAGCGCCTGGCGCACGCCTCGGTCGGTCGCGTGATCATCGAGCGTCCGGCCAAGAATGCGCGCATCACGCTGTACAGCGCCCGCCCGGGTGTGGTGATCGGCAAGAAAGGCGAGGACATCGAGGCGCTCAAGCGTGATCTGCAGAAGATCATGGGCGTGCCGGTGCATGTCAACATCGAGGAAGTGCGCAAGCCCGAAGTCGATGCGAAGCTGGTGGCCGACTCGATCGCCCAGCAGCTCGAGAAGCGGATCATGTTCCGCCGCGCGATGAAGCGCGCGATGCAGAACGCGATGCGTCTGGGTGCCCAGGGCATCAAGATCATGAGCTCGGGTCGCCTGAACGGCGCCGAGATCGCCCGGACCGAGTGGTACCGCGAAGGCCGTGTACCGCTGCATACCCTGCGCGCCAACATCGATTACGGCGTGTCGGAGGCGAAGACCACCTACGGCATCATCGGCATCAAGGTGTGGGTGTTCAAGGGCGAGATGCTGGGTCGCAACGAGCAGCCGGTCGCGACCGAGCCCGAAGCCGATAACCGTCGTGGCCGCCGTGGCGCGCCGCGCGATGGCGAGGG
Proteins encoded in this window:
- the rpsL gene encoding 30S ribosomal protein S12, giving the protein MPTINQLVRKPRQMEVAKSKVPALDACPQKRGVCTRVYTTTPKKPNSALRKVAKVRLTNGFEVISYIGGEGHNLQEHSVVLIRGGRVKDLPGVRYHIVRGSLDLQGVKDRKQSRSKYGAKRPKKA
- the rplC gene encoding 50S ribosomal protein L3, whose translation is MSLGLVGRKVGMTRIFAEDGRTIPVTVLDVSDNRVSQIKTSDTDGYSAVQIAYGKRRASRITKPVAGHLAKAGVEPCRGIKEFRVESEQLASFNAGDLLGADLFQVGQKVDVSGVTIGKGFSGPIKRHNFSSNRASHGNSISHNSPGSIGMAQDPGRVFPGKRMAGQYGNVQRTTQGLEIVRVDVERQLLLVKGAVPGAKGGDVVVRPAVKA
- the rpsS gene encoding 30S ribosomal protein S19 — translated: MARSIKKGPFIDAHLLKKVDAVRTSNDKRPIKTWSRRSTILPDFIGLTIAVHNGKQHIPVFVTENMVGHKLGEFALTRTFKGHAASKKAKR
- the rpsJ gene encoding 30S ribosomal protein S10, with amino-acid sequence MQNQKIRIRLKAFDYRLIDQSALEIVETAKRTGAVVRGPVPLPTRIERFDLLRSPHVNKSSRDQMEIRTHQRLMDIIDPTDKTVDALMKLDLPAGVDVEIKLQ
- the rpsC gene encoding 30S ribosomal protein S3; protein product: MGQKIHPTGFRLAVTRDWGSRWFASSRDYSGMLHEDLKVRDYLKKRLAHASVGRVIIERPAKNARITLYSARPGVVIGKKGEDIEALKRDLQKIMGVPVHVNIEEVRKPEVDAKLVADSIAQQLEKRIMFRRAMKRAMQNAMRLGAQGIKIMSSGRLNGAEIARTEWYREGRVPLHTLRANIDYGVSEAKTTYGIIGIKVWVFKGEMLGRNEQPVATEPEADNRRGRRGAPRDGEGRPGRRPARRGEGRQEESRSE
- the rplW gene encoding 50S ribosomal protein L23, with the translated sequence MSAISQERLLQVLLAPQISEKATYIADKNEQVVFKVASDATKPEVKAAVESLFKVEVESVQIANVKGKVKRFGKTMGRRKDWKKAFVCLKPGQEINFAAGE
- the rplD gene encoding 50S ribosomal protein L4 — its product is MELKLLNDQGQAASTLQASDVLFGRDYNEALVHQVVTAYMANARSGNRKQKGRAEIAKSTRKPFRQKGTGNARAGMASSPLWRGGGKIFPNTPDENFSQKVNRKMYRAGVAAILSQLAREDRLAVVDSFSVEAPKTRLLSQKLKGMGLDSVLVITDAIDENLFLSSRNLHQVLVLEVNEADPVSLVRFPKVLVTKGALAKMEEAWQ
- the tuf gene encoding elongation factor Tu, yielding MAKGKFERTKPHVNVGTIGHVDHGKTTLTAAITTILSKKFGGEAKAYDQIDAAPEEKARGITINTAHVEYETESRHYAHVDCPGHADYVKNMITGAAQMDGAILVCSAADGPMPQTREHILLARQVGVPYIIVFLNKCDMVDDEELLELVEMEVRELLSKYDFPGDDIPIVKGSALKALEGDQSPIGEPAILELAAALDSYIPTPERAIDKPFLLPIEDVFSISGRGTVVTGRVERGIVKVGEEIEIVGIKPTVKTTCTGVEMFRKLLDQGQAGDNVGVLLRGTKREDVERGQVLCKPGSITPHTHFTGEIYVLSKEEGGRHTPFFNNYRPQFYFRTTDVTGSISLPEGTEMVMPGDNVSITVKLICPIAMEEGLRFAIREGGRTVGAGVVAKIIE
- the fusA gene encoding elongation factor G, with translation MARKTPIERYRNIGISAHIDAGKTTTTERILFYTGVSHKLGEVHDGAATTDWMVQEQERGITITSAAVTCFWKGMDNSFPEHRFNIIDTPGHVDFTIEVERSMRVLDGACMVYCAVGGVQPQSETVWRQATKYKVPRLAFVNKMDRSGANFFKVVDQMRTRLKANPVPVVVPIGAEDSFKGVIDLLKMKAVIWDEASQGMKFEYHEIPAELLGVAEEWRANMVEAAAEANEDLMNKYLEEGELSEEEVIAGLRARTLACEIQPMLCGTAFKNKGVQRMLDAVIQYLPSPIDIPPVAGVDDDEKEVVRYAKDDEKFSALAFKLMTDPFVGQLTFIRVYSGVLESGSTVLNSVKGKKERIGRILQMHANDREEIKEVLAGDIAAVVGLKDVTTGETLCDVSAPVILERMVFPDPVIHVAVEPKTKSDQEKMGLALGRLAAEDPSFRVRTDEESGQTIISGMGELHLEIIVDRMKREFNVEANVGAPQVAYRETIRKAANDVEGKFVKQSGGRGQYGHVVINLEPAEQGKGYEFVDAVKGGVVPREYIPAVDKGIQDTLNNGVLAGFPVVDVKVTLHFGSYHDVDSNENAFKMAGSMAFKDAMRKASPVLLEPMMAVVVETPEDYMGNVMGDLSGRRGIVQGMDDIPGGMKEIKAEVPLAEMFGYATQLRSLTQGRATYSMEFKHYAEAPKSVAEAVISSRK
- the rpsG gene encoding 30S ribosomal protein S7, with protein sequence MPRRREVPKREVLPDPKFGSQDVSKFINVIMQSGKKSVAERIVYGAFQHITTKAKDPLEVFAAAVGNVKPVVEVKSRRVGGANYQVPVEVRPSRRMALSMRWLREAARKRAEKSMAQRLAGELMEAAEGRGSAMKKREEVHRMAEANKAFSHYRF
- the rplB gene encoding 50S ribosomal protein L2, whose translation is MALVKLKPTSAGRRAQVKVVNPNLYKGRPVSSLVEKQSKNAGRNNNGRITVRHQGGGHKQHYRLVDFRRNKDGIPAKVERIEYDPNRSAHLALLCYADGERRYIIAPRGVEVGQQLISGSEAPIKPGNTLPIRNIPVGSTIHCIEMTPGKGAQIARAAGTSVQLLAREGSYAQLRLRSGEIRRVHVECRATIGEVGNEEHGLRKIGKAGANRWRGIRPTVRGVAMNPVDHPHGGGEGRTGEAREPVSPWGTPSKGYRTRSNKRTDNMIVQRRHKR
- the rplV gene encoding 50S ribosomal protein L22 encodes the protein METKAILRGVRLSAQKGRLVADLIRGKRVDLALNTLAFSPKKGAKIIRKVLESAIANAEHNDGADIDTLKVKTIHVEEGMTLKRFTARAKGRGNRILKPTCHVYVTVGE